cttctccctctgcctgtgtctctgactctctctctctctctgtgtgactatcgtaaataaataaaaattaaaaaaaaaaaaaagattatctaacatgtgttggtgaggatgtggagaaaactgAACCCTtacacactgctggtggaaatgtacaAACAGTATAGCTGGTTTGGAAAAGAGCTGAGTGTTTTTTGTAAGGTTAAACACAGGGTAACGATATGATCCAATGATTCTACTGTTAGGTATATacacaagacaaatgaaaacatatgtccacacaaaaacttgtatgttaatgttcatagcagcattattcaaaatagtcaaaaagtagaaatatcatCTGATAAAGAAATAGATGTgttatatccatataatggaatattactctatAAAAAGGAACGAAGTACTGGTATGTagtacaatgtggatgaacctcaaaaacattctTATATGAAAGATATCCCAAAATATCTCATATTGTATAATTCTgtatatatgaaatgtccaaaataggcaaatctatcaacagaaaatagattagaagTTGCCTAGAGATGGAGGGGACTAGGGGAAGAAGGTTAGGATACGGTGGCTCAAGGGTACAGAAtgtctttttggggtgatgaaaatgttctaaaatgatcATACTGACAgctgcacaactctgaatatgtTAAAAGccactaaattgtatactttaaaagggtgatttgtattatttgtgaattgtatttcaataacgctattaaaaaatattcttatattggAAGACATTTTAGTAAATACTAACAAAATAACTGAACAAATAAAAGTAATGTCTTCACAAACATGtaaactttaaagttttatagTATCTTTAACATTAGGTccagaaaaatagcaaaattattaCCTTTTCTACTGAAGATAGCTGTTGCTGTAATCCATCACATTTTTTGTTTAGCTCTTCaaaaagagttttatatttttctgtttgagaCTGCTGCAAATTAATTGTTCGCTGCTGTCTCATACAATCTTCTTCAAAGTTTTTTATTTGTGActttaaattctgaatttcattttcctataGTTATGAAATTATACATTATGTGAAAAAATGCACAAGGTTTAGTATCaaaacaaagcagtaaaaaaGGAGCTTCATATGATTTCagatatttatattcatttcacaaagaaaaccaaattacATTCCATTTTCACCTTCAAAAATGGAAGTGAGATATTTTGTGTTTAATAGCTTACATTTGTAAATCTTACACAGAAAATTCTAACTgctaaaaagtatttaaaattctttagctCAGTGAAAATTCagtatttcagaataaaagttgagtatttatatagaatttaattcaaaatttaacAGTAAATTATACCTcgatgaatatattttttaaataattgaaactgCTACTAAAGTATCTTTGAATATTAGGGAATTTGAGaggtttttacctttttattacaTTCATATACAACATTATCCAATTCTTCCTGCATAACACGGAGTTTGGCCTTTAGAAATCTGTTCTGGGCTTCTGTGgatttaaataattacatttattgtCTTTCACTGAATCTAAGATGCCATCAATTACAAGATAGATCATTatttcatgaggaaaaaaatgttcaagatgGAGAGTTTATCAGGAGATCCTTGTTTGAGAATACTAAAGACACTAAATACCCCCactataaagataaatgaaaaacaaatccaCCCAATGAAAAGGAATTGTCCACATCTCAACCTGGAactgagtaaagaaataaaaacaacaaaaacctctcCTGAGAATCTGAACCACAAGCTAGTACTCACGTTAAGTTTGCAGACTGAGTTAGACTTTACCAAGGTGGTCCAAAATACCTCAGTCAGAAAACTTCAAGTGGTTTCAGGTTGGTAATGTCCCCAAGTGTTTGGCAGAAGCACACATAAAACCTCTCTAGCAAAACTCAACTTCAATCTCAGCCACCGTGATTATAAAATACCAGTGACTGTAATATATATCCCGATTTCACAGAAGTTAAAATGTAATCTATGTGCCATAAAAGCAAAGAATTACGCTAATGATGTACTGCTGAAGCTTTCTCCACAAACCCTAAAATCTGCCTCTGGTATTTCATCACTACCTAAAGTTCTTTATTCAACAGTATCAGCAGTAAATCTTTGATGTTTCTCTAACTATGtaacaaaataaagtgaaaagtgaACTTAGAACTCACTCCACAATTCATTCaagcattcattcaaaaaatatacattaagttTCTATAATGTTCCAGGCATAGTAGGGATAAGACAAGCTTTGCTTTCATGGATCTTATCTTGAATAAACACCTGGAGTTGCCTCTGAGAAATCATTAGGATATATCCCAACAGAGCACAAAACATCTCCATACATACTTCCTGTTACAAAGCTCTTATTAAATGCTCCCAGTGTTACCATGGAGCTGATTAACAATGACTGGCTCTACTTCACCTAGAGCTCTCTAGCCTCAACTCTCCTTCAAGCCTCTCATGTCACTCCAGGTTAGCACAGTATAGAAGGGAAATGAcgcatttaaaaatgtgaagtttgCAGGAGCTCGtctctaaaaagaaaggagaaaaaatagtcTTACAAAGCAGTATATACTATTAAattactttttcatcttttcctcttgCCCATAACAGCCATTCAGGCAATCATCTGGAACAAGAGAAAACTCCCCAGAAGGGCGGATAGCTTAGCCAAAGATTCTGGGAAGAGAAGACAGGGAGGCAAAGTGGCAGAGAGGAGATtcagcaattaaaagaaaatagcaatTTCAGGTGGTCTGTCTGTACTGGTCCTGTGTATCTAAGAGCAAGAATATTGTCCCAGGGCCATGGTGACTATGTACTGAAGAACAGTCAACATGTGATCACTGTGTCCTTGAAGGCATCTTGACAGAGACATAAAGGCAACTTCCTGcttcactttccttctcttctgaagAGTACTCCCAGAAAGCTTTGATAAGTCAGTAAAGGTAATAAATTCACAAATGAATAGCTCATTTATGACTGACTAGCATGCAGCACAATAATCATTACGCATATGTTATGGTTTTCACAGAAtcaagagaattttaaagataaatcttATGACCATCTAATACAAACTGctaaattttgaaatgaagaaaatgctaTTACAGAGAGGCTAACTGGCTTGCCTGAAGTCACAATTATAGCTCAGTATTAACCAGGGTCACATACACTCAATTGTCTTagtctttatttacaaaagcataaGTGGCTTCTCATAAATTCAACAGTTCTAGAGATATTACTGGtaactaaattttgtttttagatgatCTAAacttagtattattattttaaaaagtgatatgcAGAGAAtgaatttataagaaagaaaattacattcattagaaaattaatgattattttaactGATGCCacatcaataattcatttttttagctTGCACTAAGTAGAATACAGTATTCATAAATGAAAggaattcaaagaaatattttttttttttagattttatttactcatgagagacacagagagaagcagagacacaggcagagggagaagcaggctccctgtggggagcctgatgtgggacttgatcccaggactccaggatcacaacctgagccaaaggcagacactcaaccgctgagccacccaagcaccaaATATTGGgttttaaaggttattttaatgtggggtacctgggtgcctcagtcagttaagaatccaactcttgatttcagttgtgaggtggagccctgcatcgggcctgcttaagattctctctctctctctctccccttgcccccaactccccacccaaaAATGATAAGCTATGAGGCATTTTAACCTTAGTTGAAAAGTGGTCAATGAAACCAGTACCAtatagtcttctttttttaagatttatttatttatttgagggtggtGGGGAtgagaagaggcaaagggagagggagacaacctcaagcagactccctgatgaatggagagcctgacatggggctcaatcccacaaacccgagatcatgacctgagaagaaatcaagagtcagatgcttaaccaactgagataccGAGGTGCCCCCCAATATAATCTTTTACTCTTTATaacagaaaatatcaaatatacaTAGAAGTAGAGAGATGAGGTCAATGAGAAATGACTTCCCATCACCCATTTTCAACAATAACTGACTCATTACCAATTTTACCTATAATTCCACTCATTCCTCCTACCATGTCCCACTAGATGATTTTGAAACAAACACAAGATAtcacaatacattttttaaatacaagaaaaatagttcccaaatatctttttctatgtAATGGTGAtacaaggataaaaataaaagaaaacttaccTGTTCCAATGTCGTTACTAACACCACAAAAAATATCGTCATCTATATAATCAGATATGCCTTCTTCCTCCAGTTGCCCTTCaattttgctaattgtttttgCAAGAGAAAAGTCTGAGAAATCTTCCGGAATAGCAACATCATTGGCAACATGTACATCAGGGTATTTCAATTTTAtactataaataaatgaatacataaataaacatacacacacacatatatatacacacactcatatatacaATGTTAATATGCAAAGGAGATATgactttttttattcaaataacaaagatcaaaattattaattttaaatttatgatgaaATCTACAATTGATACTTCCAAGGatgatattataaaaaaaacaattagttGACTTTCAATTTTTATGAATCACACAGCTTCAGAGCTAGAGAAGGCTTACAAGGCCAGTTCATCTAGACATTGCCTCCAAACAAGTAAACATAAAAACTAGGAGGGTTGTGCCTCCCAGATCAAATCCATTCCATTGCTTTTAAACTACATGCTGCTGAGGAAGAACTGTATAAAGTGATATTGCTTATAGCCCTAATTCTGTAAACAAAGAATAATACCTCTATAGAAAAAATCAGAATGCACAATTATTAGATCAATCAGAATCAACTTCTTTTCCATCTAAAGAAACATATTCTCGCCAGAATCAAAgtcaataaaaaaatgagatttcattttcttaacaagggaagaaatatgaaataaaaatcactagtAAAGGCATTAAGGAATGGGCCAGCTCTAACCCATCAAGTTTATGGTTCTGAAAgccttatttttaacattttacttaaagCCTAACTTACTTtttaacaaacaagcaaaaccttCAGAAttctgtttagaaaaataaacttttctttaaaaagtaatgctGACATCTGAAAATAAGATAACCAGTAATGTTATGTATGCAGtatatgttctcttttcttctatcaATCTATTTTAGATTTATTGTCTCTTCATTATCccctctatttttccttttattccaaaagcaaaaaaattatttagccaATTAAAAGACACtaacattaagaaatatttttccaggaTTATAATGCAACGATCAGTCTGAGTAAGTAagacatttaataaaaagaagttgGTTGGTATAATCCGTTGCAGGAGTGACTTTCCTTCTCTAGGTCTCCTATCCTAGAGAGCCTCTTCAGTCCCCTTTTCAAGCTTAAAATACTAACAGTCTTGAATTCTTTTTCACCAAAAACAATAGAATGCAAATTATAGTGATCCTACAGTCTTAGAGCCCACCAAATCACTCTGTATGtcaatatatacaatgtatagTTCTATTAAATGCTCAAAAAAGTAGACGAGCCTTAGTTCTAAGAAAATATCTCATTAACAAAAATTTGAAATGTGGCGATTTTGCTTAAGAGAACAtaatatggggatgcctgggtggctcagtggtcgagcgtctgccttcagcccagggtgtgatcttggagtcccgggatcaagtcccacattgggctccctgcatggagactgcttctccctctgcgtatgtctctgtgtctctcatgaataaatgaataaaatctttaaaaaataaaagaacagagaaccctgggtggtgcagcggtttagcgcctgcctttgacccagggcacgttcctggagacccgggatcgaatcccacgtcgggctcccagtgcatggagcctgcttctccctctgcctatgtctctgcctctctctctctctctctctctctctctctgtgactatcataaataaaattaaaattaaaaaattaaaaaaaaaataaaagaacataaaatgctTAGTAACTGCTGCAAGACATTTCTGAgcagaatatgttttaaaattattgaatgtAGATAAGATATATACAATGTAAGGTATAAAAAGATCTGGAGAAACAGCTTTATAATTAATATgacgaaaaagaaaaaaataattaaaatgatggtACTGTCAATCATAAGActaaaaaagtaaagtaataCTGTTAAAACTGTACCTTGaatttgctttccttcctttatttgcAGAGTGTCGTTTGTTTTGAATCTTATTTACTGCATCAACATTTTTGGTCTTTGGCTACatcaaaagaatttaattattgaTTGGTTAGATTCTAATCATTTGCCATAGTACGCAATTTTGTAATACACAGAATTCTATTGAATTAatcaatttgtattttaaagaatccCAGATTGTATAGCTATAAAATATAGGTATTATTATCACCAACAGATTCAAAGGCAAATTAGCCCCTAAAATTCAAAGATATTCAGCTAGTTCCTAGAACATTAAACTTAATGTTCTGACTCACAGAATTCAGTTCACTTCACTGATTATTCCCCAGACTGCCTTCACATATACTGTTCCCTTGGTCTAAATCCCAGTGGGTGGAGAACTTGTAGATCCCAATTTGCCCAGCACCTGCAATAGTGATCTATACActgcaaatatttaaatgaattaacaaacCCTTCAAATTACCTTCTTTATATAtagatacttttcttttttgagtggTAGATCTAGTGAATTGGGgcttcagaaagaaaattaaaaatgcttagaTTACAAATTCATTTTACTTAGAATTCTTTCCAATATATAGTCAGtgaaattatgaaacaaaaaggATTCAACTTATTTTATGAACAACATTTCATGAAGGCATCTCTTCTAAGAATCAAggcttattttctatttctatagtcATACTCCTGTTTTGTTCTAATAAgtctaaaataacagaaattctgCAGAAAGTAATCACATTTACAGAAAGTTTGATTTCATACCTTAGTTTCTGAATGTAGGTGAGCTATCCCTTCAGACAACAGACCGCTACAGACCAAAAgtaaacattatatattaatagatGATACTAAGCTGAGACACAATAAAATCCAACAGTAATTATATCTGAAAGGGAAAATAGACAACTATCAGGTAAACTTTGCTATAATTCTAGTTAtgcacatgtttatttattttgataagtgTCACAAACAAGAAAAGTTCTTTGGTTCAGTAATTCACCTTTGAGAAGATACACTATAATACCCACATCTCTAATAAAGTATACCacaaattttaacaaatgaaaatcataagGAGTACTGGTTACACACAGGGATTACTGATTTTACAAAATGATTCACCACAAGGCTTTTTAAGTGTGAGCCCCCCCACAGTTATCCTTTGTTAATGTATTTAAATACTTGGTCAGTGTCTGTTTTCCCCATTATACTGTGAACTCCATGAGGGTAGGAATCAtgtctgctttgttcactgctCTACACCTATAACTTGGCATAGTACCTAGCATATGAGCTCTTAAACTGTCACTGAATAAGCATTTGTTAAATGCATGagtaaatatatctaaaatacaactcatttttatgcacagttttcaaaatctgtttttatttaaaacaggGAGTGTTTATGGGGTCTGTACTTTATGGCCCATGGGCTGAATCCACccacatccattcatttacaCATTATCCATGGCTGTTTTCACACAACAGCAAAGTTGAGTAGTTATGACAAAGACTGTAAAGcctacaaatacaaaaatatttattatctgcctCTTTATAGGAAGAGTTCACCTACCCCTGATCAATGGTCTAGATCAGCCCCATTACATGTATTAATACTTCTTAAAAACCTACCATGTTACTATCTATTGttgctattaaaaaacaaaccaaaacaaaaaactccatcATATCCCCTGAGAACTCATAACCATAATAaggacacaaaaacaaaattactttcCATCAGATGCTACCTACTCGACTAGTCATATATAAGTTATTTCaatattaaatgcaaaaatatacttagataatatTATATACAACCTCTTAAAGAACTAGCAACAgctctggaaagaaaaaagggagctTTCAAAATACCTTAAAATTACAGGGACTAAAGAATCATTCTCATATACAACATTAAAATGTTACCaagttttatacaaattttaagtgTCCTCTTTAATGGCTTTTTTATCAAATTAATATTTGCCATCTCCTTACATTTTCTGcatctcccacctcccctcccactgaCACACATATGTATCAGCCAAGAAACATTTACAAGTTCTTGGTCTCCTTCAGGTTTAGCAGAGTGACATTATTTTGGTAGTATTTTGacaaaaaatgaactaaaatataaTAGCCTAGTTATTTTTGTTACACTTCTCCATGAAAGGTTTGTATGTAAGACTGAAACGATTAGTGTGCTAAACCCAGCTTCCAGGAGACTGAAggatatttcttaaatgaaattcTGGTTTCCCGACCATATTGTTTGGCAGAGAAACCTTGGATGTTGAAGACCTATTACATACTGCCTGACGACCAGCATTTAGGTGAATGATGGTTCCAAGCTAAAATGGATTGTCTCTTTACAGAATTATCTCGCATCTTTAGCAATTTGCAACTAATAGTCAAGCGGCATGTTTTACCTGGTAAAAGCCATTTGTTCAaacagtagtttttaaaaaaaaaaaaaaaaaaagccacctggTCAAGGTAAACACAGGTGTCATCACCACTTTGCACTTAAGGAAAATTCAGTGCAAGGAAaccaacaaatttatttttatgcttgtgAAGTCAGTCTCTCACTCGAATCAACAGAAACTAGGGATTAGCTGTTGTTCCCATCATTCTAGTCTTTCAGTTTACTTGATAAAAGTTGTGCCTAATctttgtaatccaaattttggaattttgataacTGCTAAACATCATTTCCCATAAAATATCAGGAAGTACTACATATAATAAGgataaggggcagcccgggtggctagcggtttagcgccgccttcagcctagggcctgatcctggagatccgggatcgagtcccacgtcgggttccctgcatggagcctgcttctccctctgcctgtgtctctgcctctctctct
This portion of the Vulpes lagopus strain Blue_001 chromosome 2, ASM1834538v1, whole genome shotgun sequence genome encodes:
- the TEX9 gene encoding testis-expressed protein 9 isoform X2, producing MKSWRRLNAELQAKTADLVRQAEEVIRDQQEVQSRPVSTQIKSYEKEEDYSLSGLLSEGIAHLHSETKPKTKNVDAVNKIQNKRHSANKGRKANSSIKLKYPDVHVANDVAIPEDFSDFSLAKTISKIEGQLEEEGISDYIDDDIFCGVSNDIGTEAQNRFLKAKLRVMQEELDNVVYECNKKENEIQNLKSQIKNFEEDCMRQQRTINLQQSQTEKYKTLFEELNKKCDGLQQQLSSVEKELESKRRLQKQAATSQSATEVRLNRALEEAEKYKLELSKSRQNYKDIANEEHQKIEALKSENKKLEKQKGELMIGFKKQLKLIDILKRQKMHIEAAKMLSFTEEEFMKALEWGNS